The Synechococcus sp. WH 8101 sequence GATCGCCTGCGACCGCTACGCCGAGGCACCGGCCATGCAGGTGGCCGATCAAGCGGAGGTGTTCACCATGACCGACGCAGAAGCTTTGCAGGCCGTGGTGCGACGACACCAGCCCGATGTGGTGATCCCGGAAATCGAAGCCCTGGCGGTGGATGCGCTCGCCGCTGTGGAATCCGAAGGGATCCGGGTCATCCCCACAGCCCGGGCCACGGCCGTGACCATGAATCGCGACCGGATTCGGGACCTGGCCGCCGGCAGCCTCGGCCTGCGCACAGCCCGCTTTGCCTATGCCTCCAGCCTGAAAGAGCTGCAAGAGGTTGCAGCACCTCTCGGCTGGCCTGTGGTGGTGAAGCCGGTGATGAGCTCCTCCGGCAAAGGGCAGAGCGTGGTGCAGGCTGCGTCCGACCTCGCCGCAGCCTGGCAGACGGCCGTGTCCGGAGCCCGCGGCAGTGGTGACCGGGTGATCGTGGAGGAATTCCTGCGCTTTGATCTGGAAATCACCCTGCTCACCATCCGCCAACTGGATGGCACCACCCTGTTCTGCCCACCGATCGGTCATGAACAGAGCGGCGGTGACTATCAGTGCAGCTGGCAACCCGCAGCCCTCTCCAACGCACAACTGGAGCAGGCCCAGGCCATGGCCCGGGCCGTCACCGACAATCTCGGGGGCGCCGGATTGTTCGGTGTGGAATTCTTCCTTTGTGGCGACGAGGTGATCTTCTCGGAGCTGTCACCCCGACCCCATGACACCGGACTGGTCACCCTGATCAGTCAGAACCTGAGCGAATTCGACCTGCACCTCCGGGCCGTGCTCGGCCTGCCGATCCCGGCGATCCGCTGCCGCCAACCCTCCGCCAGCCGGGTGATCCTGGCCGAGCAACATCTGAGCACCGTGCGGTTTTCCGGCCTGCACGCTGCCCTCCAGCTCGAGGACACCGAGGTGTTGCTGTTCGGAAAGCCCAGTGCAAGGCCGGGCCGGCGCATGGGTGTGGCCCTGGCGCAGGGTCACGATCTGGACACGGCCCGCCGCCGAGCCGATCAGGCCGCCGCTTGCATCCAGGTGCTGGAGACCTAACGCCGCGAGAGAAAGCGGTAGTGCTGCAATCCCTCCAGCAGGCCGGACAGGCGCGAACGGCTGGCAAAGAACACCCGCTGCTGCTGACGGAAACACTCCAGGCTGGGGTCGTGGTCAGCGAGAACCACCGTGGCGGGAAGGCCACGCACCAGTTCCCCATCCCCCTGCTGGCTGGCCACCACAAGAATCCGCTCGAGTGGAAGCTGCCAGCGCAGGGAGAGAAATCGGATGGCCTCACTGCGGGAGGCCCGCAGCGGCAACACATCGAGAAACCAGTGACAACGCAGATGGGGACGGGCGGCGAGTCGCCGCTGCCGCAACCTTTGACGCACCAGGGGCAGGATCGCTTCACCTGATTGCCGCAGCAGAAAACTGAGCTTGAAAGGACCCTGCTGAGCAGGGTCCTGGCGTTCCAGATGGGCGCTGAGATCAGCCAGGGCTTGCTCCACGTCCTGACGCTGCCAATCCACGCCGATCCGTTCCGACCAGAGCGGGTCGGGATCCTGCTGATCGGCATAAACAATTTCCGTGCCAGCCCTGGTGATCCAGACAGCCGGCTGCGGCAAGTGAAGCTCAGCGAAACGCTGACGAGCCGCCGCCAGGGAGCGTCCGGTCAGGACGCCCAGACTGCCGGCGGATGACGTGGCGGACCCCTCCGGTGCGTTGAGG is a genomic window containing:
- the purT gene encoding formate-dependent phosphoribosylglycinamide formyltransferase, with amino-acid sequence MTLFPKTVLLLGSGELGKEMAIAAQRLGCRVIACDRYAEAPAMQVADQAEVFTMTDAEALQAVVRRHQPDVVIPEIEALAVDALAAVESEGIRVIPTARATAVTMNRDRIRDLAAGSLGLRTARFAYASSLKELQEVAAPLGWPVVVKPVMSSSGKGQSVVQAASDLAAAWQTAVSGARGSGDRVIVEEFLRFDLEITLLTIRQLDGTTLFCPPIGHEQSGGDYQCSWQPAALSNAQLEQAQAMARAVTDNLGGAGLFGVEFFLCGDEVIFSELSPRPHDTGLVTLISQNLSEFDLHLRAVLGLPIPAIRCRQPSASRVILAEQHLSTVRFSGLHAALQLEDTEVLLFGKPSARPGRRMGVALAQGHDLDTARRRADQAAACIQVLET